A single Oncorhynchus mykiss isolate Arlee chromosome 22, USDA_OmykA_1.1, whole genome shotgun sequence DNA region contains:
- the LOC110501896 gene encoding NADH dehydrogenase [ubiquinone] 1 alpha subcomplex subunit 10, mitochondrial, which translates to MAVRVLQLVLPSGIAVFKIGATIRTAGIHTSSVRNLRYGWWAYALGERTTPRFKENSKIISIDGNLASGKGALAQNLAEKLGMLYMPGPDTHYLDKMTAEKVPLPTAFNGNCSLEKFYRDPKAADGNSYRLQAWMYLMRLLQWSDAMEHLLTTGQGVVLERSPYSDMVFVEAMFKQGYIRKQCVDHYNEIKGISICEFLPPHLVIYVDMPAEEVQKKLKSSGKDVPLPYLKSIEDAYKKTYLPKISENAELLAYDATQAQDIERIAEDIEDLKFEKGPWVEQDDVTLHYMRMLVEDKMRVADLALVPNFLPEVTIGAHEYDAGYYAFKSLLGKKYAEGYNADIGDKNIWLK; encoded by the exons ATGGCGGTACGGGTGCTCCAGTTGGTCCTCCCCTCGGGGATAGCCGTGTTCAAAATAGGGGCAACTATTCGGACG GCTGGTATTCACACAAGCTCAGTAAGGAACCTGCGGTACGGTTGGTGGGCATATGCACTGGGCGAGAGGACTACTCCAAGGTTCAAGGAGAACAGCAAGATAATCTCCATTGATGGCAACCTGGCCTCGGGAAAGGGGGCGCTGGCCCAGAATCTGGCTGAAAAGCTGG GGATGCTGTACATGCCCGGGCCTGACACGCACTACTTGGACAAGATGACAGCGGAGAAGGTGCCTCTGCCAACCGCCTTTAATGGTAACTGCAGCCTGGAGAAGTTCTACAGAGACCCCAAGGCTGCTGACGGGAACTCCTACCGGCTGCAGGCATGGATGTACCTCATGAGGCTCCTGCAGTGGTCAGACGCCATGGAACACCTGCTCACCACAG GCCAAGGTGTGGTCTTAGAACGCTCCCCCTACAGTGACATGGTGTTTGTGGAGGCCATGTTCAAACAGGGTTACATCAGAAAGCAGT GTGTTGACCACTACAATGAAATCAAAGGTATCAGCATCTGTGAGTTCCTTCCCCCCCACTTGGTCATTTATGTGGACATGCCAGCAGAAGAAGTGCAGAAGAAGCTGAAGTCATCAGGCAAG GATGTGCCCCTACCCTATCTGAAGAGCATTGAGGACGCGTACAAGAAGACCTACCTTCCCAAAATAAG TGAGAATGCAGAATTGCTTGCTTATGATGCAACGCAGGCACAAGACATCGAGAGG ATTGCAGAAGACATTGAGGACTTGAAGTTCGAGAAAGGACCTTGGGTAGAACAGGATGACGTCACATTAcactacatgagaatgct ggtgGAAGACAAAATGAGGGTGGCAGACCTGGCCCTTGTACCCAACTTCCTCCCTGAGGTCACCATCGGCGCTCACGAGTATGACGCAGGCTACTATGCCTTCAAATCG CTCCTGGGAAAGAAGTATGCTGAAGGTTATAACGCAGATATCGGAGATAAGAACATCTGGCTGAAGTGA